One genomic region from Leptospiraceae bacterium encodes:
- a CDS encoding HAMP domain-containing protein, translating into MFHETLPFSHIDKGLDGNKLRASISHIQDSFIQQVILFYPEGKKNVSYNQNIQLLIKELERMQIRYKFVSSSFILQKKFRYYAGFKKYFLNILENGNCLIWYPSLIEKDMCSFFASLLASRKDRELNALQCLQLVRGNYGSVEEEKLVNEYIYYLKPDTKPSSEILKEELIDVKQLSDRTHIVDENPISEKIQTFKPSKLSIRVKLLSIISAILSTSLLIIIILATFLFKNNSEILIQEYNLSLARLTGLQVETGLHNTLDRTEALISLLADVNFRTKESEKLVARFYQRYPNYIYLSIWNPAIGLEKRQVFYSNLIIKQDLERIKKNEAMIYKENSGMIERALQGEKVLVNVSPLLESPILALFMPYRNNIVLLLIDSKEITDIFRSSLKTEMFELSLLSPEGNILAHSNAAEVLAAANKQDKPIVQNMMQSGANNGSQKYTYSGVEYLGSFYILKFSQLGVISSIRSDKVFEAVYKIQRQNFIITIIVLTLSFLIIYFFAKTITIPIIRLVDATEEIEKENFQVSIQPSSRDEIGVLTHAFSKMAKGLAEREKIKNTFGKFVNKEIAEQALHGEIRLGGTKKICAVLFSDLRGFTAMSEGLKPEEVVQYLNEYFTEMVECVYHTKGIVDKFIGDAIMAHWGALYSDKNDTLNAVTASLMMRKALIDFNKKSEASRRPYLRFGCGINTGPLIAGQIGSEKKLEYTVIGDTVNLASRIEYLNKEFGTDILISENAYEQVKDYFHFVEMDPIKIRGKSKLQATYAVLGFKEDMSAPANLQELRKLLGIPDTGV; encoded by the coding sequence TTGTTTCATGAGACTCTTCCCTTTTCTCATATCGATAAGGGTCTGGATGGAAACAAGCTACGGGCTTCTATTTCCCATATTCAGGATAGTTTTATCCAGCAGGTGATTCTTTTTTACCCTGAAGGAAAAAAGAATGTAAGCTACAATCAAAACATACAACTTCTCATAAAAGAATTAGAAAGGATGCAAATTCGCTATAAATTTGTATCGAGTAGCTTTATTCTTCAGAAAAAATTTAGATATTATGCCGGGTTTAAAAAATATTTTTTAAATATATTGGAGAATGGAAACTGTCTTATCTGGTATCCTTCTTTGATTGAGAAAGATATGTGTAGTTTTTTCGCTTCTCTCTTAGCTTCGAGAAAGGATAGGGAATTAAATGCTTTGCAGTGCCTGCAATTGGTAAGGGGAAATTATGGAAGTGTTGAAGAAGAAAAATTGGTGAATGAATACATTTACTATTTAAAACCGGATACGAAACCTTCTTCTGAAATACTAAAAGAAGAACTTATAGATGTAAAGCAACTCAGCGACAGAACCCATATTGTTGATGAAAATCCTATTTCTGAAAAAATACAGACTTTTAAACCCTCAAAGCTATCAATTCGGGTAAAACTATTATCTATTATTTCTGCAATTTTATCGACGAGTCTTCTCATCATAATCATTCTCGCTACTTTTTTATTCAAGAATAATAGTGAAATTCTAATACAGGAATATAACTTAAGTCTTGCCAGGTTAACCGGTTTACAGGTAGAAACAGGTTTGCATAATACTCTCGATAGAACGGAAGCTTTAATCTCTTTATTGGCAGATGTGAATTTTCGAACGAAAGAATCAGAAAAACTGGTTGCAAGGTTCTATCAACGCTATCCCAACTATATCTATTTGTCTATCTGGAATCCTGCTATTGGATTAGAAAAAAGACAGGTATTTTATAGTAATTTAATCATAAAACAGGACCTGGAAAGAATCAAGAAGAATGAAGCCATGATATACAAGGAAAATTCCGGTATGATCGAAAGGGCCTTACAGGGAGAAAAAGTCCTGGTGAATGTTTCACCACTTTTGGAAAGTCCCATACTGGCTTTATTTATGCCTTACAGGAACAATATAGTTCTTTTATTAATTGATTCTAAAGAAATTACTGATATTTTTCGTTCTTCTTTAAAAACTGAGATGTTTGAATTATCTCTTTTAAGTCCTGAAGGAAATATTCTCGCCCATTCTAATGCAGCAGAAGTCTTAGCAGCAGCAAATAAACAGGATAAGCCTATTGTTCAGAATATGATGCAGAGCGGAGCGAATAATGGTTCTCAAAAATACACTTATTCCGGTGTAGAATACCTCGGTTCCTTTTATATATTAAAATTTTCTCAACTCGGAGTTATTTCCAGTATAAGATCGGATAAGGTCTTTGAAGCCGTTTATAAAATACAAAGACAGAACTTCATTATTACTATCATTGTCTTAACCCTATCCTTCTTGATTATCTACTTCTTTGCTAAAACCATTACGATTCCTATTATACGCCTGGTAGATGCAACAGAAGAAATTGAGAAAGAAAACTTTCAGGTTTCTATACAACCCAGTTCCAGGGATGAAATTGGAGTTCTCACCCATGCTTTTTCTAAGATGGCAAAGGGTCTCGCCGAAAGAGAAAAAATTAAAAATACCTTCGGTAAGTTTGTGAATAAGGAAATTGCAGAGCAGGCTTTACATGGAGAAATACGATTGGGTGGAACAAAGAAGATTTGTGCCGTCTTATTTTCTGACCTGCGCGGCTTCACAGCGATGTCAGAAGGCTTAAAGCCGGAAGAGGTGGTGCAATATTTGAATGAGTATTTTACCGAAATGGTGGAGTGTGTATATCATACAAAAGGAATCGTAGATAAATTTATCGGGGATGCAATTATGGCTCACTGGGGAGCTTTATATTCCGATAAGAACGACACTTTGAATGCAGTAACGGCCTCTCTTATGATGAGAAAAGCCCTGATTGACTTTAATAAGAAGTCAGAAGCCAGCAGAAGACCTTACTTACGCTTCGGTTGTGGTATTAATACGGGTCCCTTAATTGCCGGACAAATTGGTTCTGAAAAGAAATTAGAATATACGGTTATTGGAGACACGGTAAATCTTGCTTCAAGGATCGAATACTTAAACAAGGAGTTCGGAACCGATATTTTGATTTCCGAGAATGCCTATGAACAGGTAAAAGACTATTTTCACTTTGTAGAGATGGATCCAATAAAAATTAGGGGAAAATCTAAACTACAGGCCACTTATGCTGTTCTTGGGTTTAAAGAGGATATGAGTGCACCTGCTAACCTTCAAGAATTAAGGAAGCTTCTCGGAATTCCTGATACGGGGGTTTAA
- a CDS encoding FecR domain-containing protein, translating into MKTWNKTDSIVLSICLLILGIAFYFLYLESRPGDRRQGKVVGEISFKYRVAQRKLSNSMIWNDVEQNFPAYNYDSIRTDKKSEAIIRIKDKTTKIELDPNSMFLIIVEDDRVIFDLKQGSFYIKNTGKNRVEKLSVRTGDYLGNLQEGEFRIHHNEERTIFHALQGILEFFIDGQKGTVQKGETYEIRNKQISKLEHSIELKIPFDNARFFYDNNSQEVSFSWNAGNADQECVFILSEDRDFSKIIHKEISKNTSFRVSLTEGIYYWKVIYKDGGQGSMVHKLRLIQKPVVELLSPKNKEKFFFFEDKASVYFHWLPSKLYTYHILEISKNINFDIIEKKVKLERDSIRIFLSEGEYFWRLNSYGNFKEIETKSGIQNFQVIQQKPYKPILLSPAQNAFIQQEKIKKGLQFIWKTPGNTGHYNFYLSSDASFNSLIFKEENIKTNYIKYQGKLEEGVYYWKVKLQTQEAPEASTQFSVFTEKEKWQEEKNESRKISYKKRLKNLSLKANKEVFPTSNTNTQFPVREPFPAASKEVEVVKKEIRKNQKPLIIYPKHKSTVDMNNMETLPLRWTMDKEVKLYKVKLYQLKGGKKVIFQKEIKSNTVNITDLSILDVGEFLFELSAVFENEEQSSESIFKISLNEQPEAPSGVNSGKKSQ; encoded by the coding sequence ATGAAAACCTGGAATAAAACTGATAGCATTGTTCTGAGTATCTGTTTGCTAATTTTAGGAATTGCTTTTTACTTTTTGTATCTTGAAAGTAGGCCGGGCGATAGAAGGCAAGGAAAAGTTGTTGGAGAGATAAGTTTTAAGTATAGAGTCGCCCAGAGAAAACTGTCCAACAGTATGATCTGGAATGATGTAGAGCAAAACTTTCCGGCCTATAATTATGACTCGATTCGAACAGATAAGAAATCAGAAGCCATTATTCGTATAAAAGATAAAACTACTAAAATTGAATTAGATCCGAATAGTATGTTTCTCATCATTGTGGAAGATGATAGGGTTATTTTTGATTTAAAACAGGGTTCCTTTTATATTAAGAATACGGGAAAGAATCGGGTAGAAAAGCTTTCTGTGCGCACGGGAGATTATCTTGGAAATTTACAGGAAGGAGAGTTCAGAATCCATCATAACGAAGAACGAACTATCTTTCATGCTTTGCAGGGAATCCTTGAGTTTTTTATAGACGGTCAAAAAGGTACGGTTCAAAAGGGAGAAACTTATGAAATTCGAAATAAGCAAATTAGCAAACTTGAACATTCGATTGAGCTAAAGATTCCTTTTGATAATGCCAGATTTTTCTATGATAATAACTCACAAGAAGTTTCTTTTTCCTGGAATGCCGGAAATGCCGATCAGGAATGTGTTTTTATTCTATCGGAAGATAGGGATTTTTCTAAGATAATTCATAAAGAAATAAGTAAGAATACAAGTTTTCGAGTGAGTTTGACTGAAGGAATCTACTATTGGAAAGTAATCTATAAGGATGGCGGACAGGGAAGTATGGTTCACAAACTCAGGTTAATTCAAAAACCTGTAGTTGAGCTTCTTTCTCCAAAGAACAAGGAAAAGTTCTTCTTTTTTGAGGATAAAGCTTCGGTATATTTTCACTGGTTACCTTCAAAACTTTATACATATCATATTTTAGAAATATCTAAGAATATAAATTTTGATATTATCGAAAAGAAAGTGAAATTAGAGCGTGATTCTATTCGCATTTTTTTATCTGAAGGAGAATATTTTTGGCGTTTAAATAGCTATGGAAACTTTAAAGAAATAGAAACAAAAAGTGGAATACAAAATTTTCAAGTAATTCAACAAAAACCTTATAAACCTATCCTGCTTTCTCCCGCTCAAAATGCTTTCATTCAACAGGAAAAGATAAAGAAAGGTTTGCAATTTATCTGGAAAACACCCGGTAATACCGGGCATTATAATTTCTATCTTTCTTCTGATGCTTCGTTTAATTCTCTTATATTTAAAGAAGAAAATATAAAAACTAATTACATAAAATACCAGGGAAAATTGGAAGAAGGAGTCTATTACTGGAAAGTAAAGCTTCAAACCCAGGAAGCACCGGAAGCCAGCACTCAGTTTTCTGTATTTACAGAAAAAGAAAAATGGCAAGAAGAGAAAAATGAAAGTAGAAAAATCTCTTATAAGAAAAGATTAAAGAATTTATCGCTCAAAGCAAATAAAGAAGTATTTCCTACATCTAACACAAATACTCAATTTCCAGTCCGGGAACCCTTTCCCGCTGCTTCTAAAGAAGTAGAAGTTGTTAAAAAAGAAATAAGGAAGAACCAAAAACCACTGATAATTTATCCAAAACATAAAAGCACGGTAGACATGAATAATATGGAAACCTTACCTTTACGCTGGACAATGGATAAAGAAGTCAAACTCTATAAGGTCAAACTATATCAATTAAAAGGTGGAAAGAAAGTTATATTTCAAAAAGAAATTAAGTCTAATACTGTAAATATTACTGATTTAAGTATACTCGATGTAGGTGAGTTTCTTTTTGAGTTAAGCGCTGTTTTTGAAAATGAAGAGCAAAGTTCTGAAAGTATATTTAAAATAAGCTTAAATGAACAACCTGAAGCTCCTTCCGGTGTAAATTCAGGAAAGAAAAGTCAGTAA
- a CDS encoding DUF1554 domain-containing protein encodes MKRYVTYMLISFMFLSCSQSFKKGVPLLSLLSGNEELINTSTGVGTGTATGSSTGTGIATGTGTGSGTTTGSGTGTGTTTGTGTGTTSNPEIDVLISSVSYASGSNYSFGTILRGSTSASITFTISNTGMADLTLSAALSLSGANPGDFILTQPGVSNITASSTTTFTLQFVPQGIGQRTASLSISNNDADEGTYIINLSAIGSGKYIFVSSGTYNGNLKGTFANGIAGADNICSNEKNANFASLPGLGTDYKALLVDDTNRVACTTPNCGGGVAEHIDWILQANTYYVKDNGGVPVQLFLSDSKGLFTSLDTAFDSTAGKLWWTGLNSDWKTDIATYCDTWKDGTAFFSGITGKSNVINLTSINDGNAFGEACNTSKYILCVQQ; translated from the coding sequence ATGAAACGGTATGTTACATATATGCTAATAAGCTTTATGTTTCTTTCTTGTTCTCAATCTTTCAAGAAAGGAGTACCCCTATTATCTTTACTTTCCGGTAACGAAGAATTAATTAATACTTCAACAGGAGTTGGTACGGGAACTGCTACAGGAAGTTCTACCGGAACCGGTATAGCAACGGGTACCGGGACAGGTTCCGGAACTACAACCGGTTCAGGTACAGGTACCGGAACAACAACAGGTACCGGAACGGGAACAACAAGCAATCCGGAAATCGATGTACTCATTTCTTCTGTATCTTATGCTTCCGGTTCAAATTATAGCTTTGGTACTATCCTCAGAGGAAGTACTTCTGCAAGTATTACATTTACTATATCGAATACCGGAATGGCCGATTTAACTTTAAGTGCTGCACTTAGTTTGAGTGGTGCAAATCCCGGAGACTTCATCCTGACTCAGCCCGGAGTTAGCAATATAACCGCTTCTTCTACAACTACATTCACTCTGCAATTTGTTCCGCAGGGCATAGGGCAGAGAACGGCAAGTTTGAGTATCAGTAATAATGATGCGGATGAAGGAACGTATATAATAAACTTAAGTGCTATAGGCTCCGGTAAATATATCTTTGTAAGCTCCGGAACTTATAACGGAAACTTAAAAGGAACCTTTGCAAATGGAATAGCCGGTGCGGATAATATTTGCTCGAATGAAAAGAATGCTAACTTTGCCAGTCTTCCCGGACTCGGAACTGACTATAAGGCTTTACTGGTCGATGATACCAATCGGGTAGCCTGCACTACGCCAAATTGTGGAGGAGGGGTTGCCGAACATATAGATTGGATTTTACAGGCTAACACCTATTACGTGAAAGACAATGGAGGAGTTCCCGTACAATTATTCCTGAGCGATAGTAAAGGCCTTTTTACAAGTTTAGATACTGCCTTTGATAGCACAGCCGGAAAGCTCTGGTGGACAGGTTTAAACTCCGATTGGAAAACCGATATTGCAACCTATTGTGATACATGGAAAGATGGTACTGCCTTTTTTTCAGGGATTACCGGTAAGTCTAATGTAATAAACCTGACTAGTATTAATGATGGAAATGCCTTCGGAGAAGCCTGCAATACATCCAAATATATCCTCTGTGTGCAACAATGA
- a CDS encoding sensor histidine kinase — MNLYQKDLPDSEYFEELLSSISPLVTLDEHNRILYVNEPFIDQFPYCKTHKVEGSRFFDVVRLNRAEKEKFLRNVQMSRTERVQNCEFKTGTKIFGYTMFLFSGNTGIILKDITETKKLQKKVSNLHSRLLELQEKERQRLARELHDGVGQIVLAAKLNFISYQNDPIKFKDRFQTGMSLIDRASQELREIYKDLYPSTLSELGLETAIRSFVRDFLELKNTNASLNIHLSEKLPMIIEVNLFRIIQEVITNIVKHANATKVVLNLNHKKNIIHLMIKDDGIGFDESKARLKKDSFGLENIRRRIDDLDGNLVINSVPGKGTAYEIQIPLEKE, encoded by the coding sequence ATGAACCTTTATCAGAAAGATCTTCCGGATTCAGAATACTTCGAAGAATTGCTATCGAGCATTTCTCCACTGGTTACCCTTGATGAACACAACCGAATTCTTTATGTAAACGAACCTTTCATTGATCAATTCCCCTACTGCAAAACCCATAAGGTAGAAGGTTCCCGTTTTTTTGATGTAGTACGTTTAAATCGAGCAGAAAAAGAAAAATTTTTGCGCAACGTGCAGATGTCCAGAACGGAAAGGGTTCAAAACTGTGAGTTTAAAACCGGTACTAAGATTTTCGGTTATACCATGTTTTTGTTCTCCGGCAATACCGGGATTATCTTAAAAGATATTACAGAAACAAAAAAGCTTCAAAAAAAAGTCAGCAACCTGCATTCAAGGCTTTTAGAACTACAGGAAAAAGAAAGGCAGAGACTGGCAAGAGAACTTCACGATGGAGTCGGTCAGATTGTCCTTGCAGCTAAACTAAATTTTATTTCCTATCAAAATGATCCCATTAAGTTTAAAGATAGATTTCAAACAGGCATGTCTTTAATCGATAGAGCAAGCCAGGAGCTAAGAGAAATCTATAAGGACTTATACCCTTCTACGCTTTCAGAATTAGGCCTGGAAACTGCTATCCGTTCTTTTGTTAGGGATTTTCTTGAACTTAAAAATACAAATGCAAGTCTTAACATTCACCTTTCAGAAAAACTTCCTATGATAATTGAAGTAAACCTGTTCCGCATTATACAGGAAGTTATAACGAATATTGTAAAACATGCAAATGCCACTAAAGTAGTTTTAAACCTCAATCATAAGAAGAATATTATACACCTCATGATTAAGGACGACGGAATTGGTTTTGATGAAAGTAAAGCTCGATTAAAAAAAGATAGTTTTGGCTTAGAAAATATCCGCCGAAGAATTGATGATCTGGATGGAAACCTCGTTATTAATTCGGTGCCGGGAAAAGGCACAGCCTATGAAATTCAAATTCCACTGGAGAAAGAATAA
- the lepA gene encoding elongation factor 4, with product MKDRLTRIRNFSIIAHIDHGKSTLADRILEIALVTNDRTKKNQILDSMDIERERGITIKANNASFEFKSRDGETYLFNLIDTPGHVDFNYEVSRSLKACEGVLLIVDASQGVEAQTLANLYLAMELDLKIIPVINKIDLPSADVPKAKKLIEDTLGLDPEEAIPISAKTGENVMEVLEAIVQHIPPPKGNTEAPLKALVYDSFFDNYMGVVTKVRIFDGKIKKGDRIIFMSNDKDFIVTETGINRIVLTTTPELCAGDVGYVVAGIKKVSDARTGDTITAYSKKTSEPVKGFKDVKPMVFSGLFPIYGEQFDELAEAIEKLKLNDAALVFEKENSTALGFGFRVGYLGLLHMEIVQERLEREFNLDLLTTAPSVKYRLTAKTGEVYEIDNPSKFPDPFTLEVTEEPFVKATIISPVRYVGNIMSLVVEKRGFQGETVYLDEDKVQLTYEIPLAELIFEFFDKLKSYTQGYASLDYEPIGYRQSKLVKLDILVNSEPVDALSIIVHRTKAEQRGRSIIEKLKDLIPRHQFVIPIQAAIGGKIIARENISAIRKNVTAKCYGGDITRKKKLLEKQKEGKKRMKQFGSVEIPQEAFLAVLKAD from the coding sequence ATGAAAGACAGGCTTACAAGAATCCGAAATTTTTCAATCATTGCTCATATCGATCATGGAAAATCCACACTTGCTGATAGGATTTTAGAGATTGCTCTGGTAACGAATGACCGAACCAAGAAAAATCAGATTCTTGATTCGATGGATATTGAAAGGGAAAGAGGTATTACCATCAAAGCTAATAATGCCTCTTTTGAATTTAAATCCAGAGATGGGGAAACCTATCTTTTCAATCTGATTGATACTCCGGGGCACGTAGACTTTAACTACGAAGTTTCCCGCTCCCTGAAAGCCTGTGAGGGAGTCTTGCTGATTGTAGATGCGAGCCAGGGGGTAGAAGCCCAGACTCTTGCGAATCTCTATCTGGCAATGGAATTAGATTTGAAAATCATTCCTGTTATTAATAAAATTGATCTGCCCAGTGCGGATGTTCCCAAAGCCAAAAAACTGATAGAAGATACCCTCGGTCTGGATCCGGAAGAAGCTATACCGATTTCTGCTAAAACCGGAGAAAATGTGATGGAAGTTTTAGAAGCTATTGTACAGCACATTCCTCCACCCAAAGGTAATACGGAAGCTCCCTTGAAAGCCCTGGTGTATGATTCATTTTTTGATAATTATATGGGGGTGGTGACAAAGGTTCGAATTTTCGACGGGAAAATTAAAAAAGGTGATAGAATCATCTTTATGAGTAATGATAAAGATTTTATTGTTACGGAAACCGGGATTAACCGTATTGTTTTAACGACAACACCGGAACTCTGCGCCGGAGATGTGGGCTATGTTGTAGCCGGCATTAAAAAAGTATCCGATGCCAGAACGGGAGATACTATAACTGCTTATAGTAAGAAAACCTCCGAGCCGGTAAAAGGTTTTAAGGATGTGAAGCCCATGGTTTTCTCCGGTCTCTTTCCTATTTATGGAGAGCAATTCGATGAACTGGCCGAAGCGATTGAGAAATTAAAACTGAATGATGCCGCCCTCGTTTTTGAAAAGGAGAACTCTACGGCTCTCGGATTTGGTTTTCGTGTGGGATATTTAGGTCTTCTTCACATGGAGATAGTGCAGGAACGATTGGAGAGAGAATTTAATCTGGATCTATTAACCACAGCACCTTCCGTGAAATACCGTCTCACTGCTAAAACCGGTGAAGTTTATGAAATTGATAACCCTTCTAAATTTCCCGATCCTTTTACTTTAGAAGTTACCGAAGAACCATTTGTAAAAGCTACGATTATTTCCCCGGTTCGATATGTAGGCAATATCATGTCTCTGGTTGTAGAAAAACGTGGATTCCAGGGAGAAACAGTATATCTGGATGAAGACAAGGTGCAGTTGACCTATGAGATTCCCCTCGCTGAGCTAATATTTGAATTTTTCGATAAACTAAAGTCTTATACACAGGGTTATGCTTCGCTCGACTATGAACCTATAGGATACAGACAATCTAAACTGGTGAAACTTGATATACTGGTTAATTCTGAACCGGTAGATGCACTTTCTATTATCGTGCATAGAACCAAGGCAGAGCAGAGAGGACGTTCTATCATAGAAAAACTAAAAGACCTTATTCCCCGTCATCAATTTGTTATTCCTATACAGGCTGCGATTGGTGGTAAAATTATTGCCCGTGAGAATATTTCTGCCATTCGGAAAAATGTGACCGCCAAGTGTTATGGTGGTGATATTACCCGTAAGAAAAAACTTTTAGAGAAGCAAAAAGAGGGAAAGAAAAGAATGAAACAATTTGGTTCTGTTGAAATTCCCCAGGAAGCTTTTTTAGCCGTTCTAAAAGCTGATTAA
- a CDS encoding response regulator transcription factor, which translates to MEAISIYLADDHAILREGLKLILAANPACKVIGECGDGATAFEEIERLKPVIVILDISMPEMNGVEVARKVKKYHEDIRIIILSRHDNREYVEQLMKYGVNGYVLKDDAGNDLLRAVEAVMKNEIYLSPRIAKQLVSGIKGTAGSKPIQDAFAVLTNREREILKLIAEGKSYVEIGEKLWISPRTVKVHRANIMKKLDIHKATDLVKYAIKCGIIET; encoded by the coding sequence ATGGAAGCAATTAGTATTTATCTCGCTGATGACCACGCGATACTACGTGAAGGTTTAAAATTAATTCTCGCGGCCAATCCGGCCTGCAAGGTCATAGGAGAATGTGGAGATGGAGCTACCGCCTTCGAAGAAATCGAACGCTTAAAACCTGTGATTGTAATCTTAGACATTTCCATGCCTGAAATGAACGGGGTTGAAGTAGCCCGCAAAGTAAAAAAATACCACGAAGATATAAGAATCATCATTCTATCCAGGCATGATAACCGAGAATATGTGGAACAACTAATGAAATACGGAGTTAATGGTTATGTCCTGAAGGACGATGCAGGTAACGATCTGCTACGAGCTGTAGAAGCTGTTATGAAAAATGAAATCTACCTCAGTCCGAGAATTGCCAAACAACTCGTCAGCGGTATTAAAGGAACAGCAGGTTCAAAACCCATACAGGACGCTTTTGCTGTGCTTACCAACCGGGAAAGAGAAATCTTAAAACTCATAGCAGAAGGTAAGTCTTACGTAGAAATTGGAGAAAAACTCTGGATTTCTCCAAGAACCGTTAAGGTACACCGGGCCAATATTATGAAAAAGTTAGACATTCATAAAGCAACAGACCTGGTTAAATATGCTATCAAATGCGGAATCATTGAAACCTGA
- a CDS encoding restriction endonuclease, with product MNDFTNKIKEILQNSFGKEADVIFELNDLLKYVNIKTRSANSGSKSRGSFANLYAIYVLLEDYKNKNFLQNQKYSTYEGAIFSELLQRQRELPFGAKLQNHALNHRLNEEFKKYFPTNAFIPIIRNVESNRYWINENLIKVKIKNKKYNLCSVIIEIIDEYIKTKKDSFEKFIRDCENLKLAIESDDEDVKNFIISLLAPNVDARLFEIISYSILKYYYFNQEIYWGFEIEKIQKDNLKLYKTGRTNANDGGIDFVMKPLGRFFQVTETLDTTKYFLDIDKIERYPVTFVIKSTEAPNYLLNKIESTAKKKYPIDTLVHTYMSCIEEVINIPILIQRFRESIKMGFLKNILDEIILQSKVEFNLP from the coding sequence ATGAATGATTTTACGAATAAAATCAAAGAAATTTTACAAAACAGTTTTGGCAAGGAAGCTGATGTTATTTTTGAACTTAACGATCTTCTAAAATATGTAAATATTAAAACCCGCTCTGCAAATAGTGGCTCTAAATCCAGGGGAAGTTTCGCAAATCTCTACGCCATTTACGTTTTATTAGAAGATTATAAAAATAAAAACTTTCTTCAGAATCAAAAATATTCTACATATGAAGGAGCTATTTTTTCAGAGTTATTACAGCGGCAAAGAGAACTTCCATTTGGCGCAAAGTTACAAAATCACGCACTAAATCATAGACTAAATGAAGAGTTTAAAAAATATTTTCCTACAAATGCATTTATTCCTATAATCAGAAATGTAGAGTCTAATCGATATTGGATTAATGAAAACCTTATAAAGGTAAAAATAAAAAATAAAAAATATAATTTATGCTCTGTTATTATAGAAATAATAGATGAATACATTAAAACTAAAAAAGACTCCTTTGAAAAATTTATTAGAGATTGTGAAAATTTAAAATTAGCGATTGAATCGGATGATGAAGATGTTAAAAACTTTATTATCTCTCTACTCGCACCTAATGTAGACGCAAGATTATTTGAAATAATTAGCTATTCCATATTAAAATATTATTATTTTAATCAAGAAATCTATTGGGGATTTGAAATAGAGAAAATTCAAAAAGACAATTTAAAGCTTTATAAAACAGGCAGAACAAATGCCAATGATGGTGGAATAGACTTTGTAATGAAGCCTCTTGGTAGATTTTTTCAAGTAACAGAAACATTAGATACAACAAAATATTTTCTCGATATAGATAAGATCGAGCGCTATCCAGTTACTTTTGTTATTAAATCAACAGAGGCTCCAAACTACTTATTAAACAAAATTGAATCAACTGCAAAGAAGAAATATCCTATAGATACCTTAGTCCACACTTACATGTCATGTATAGAAGAAGTAATAAATATTCCAATCCTCATTCAAAGATTCAGAGAATCTATTAAAATGGGATTTTTAAAAAATATTTTAGACGAAATAATTTTGCAATCAAAAGTGGAATTTAACCTCCCTTAA